CCCTTAGATTTGCTTGAGCTTGAGCACGTTCCTTCTCTGCTGTGGCATTCGTTCTATGGAATAGTTTCCCAGAGGAGGTTCAAAGGGTTCTTGCTTTGGCAGTTTTAAAGAGAAAGCTGTTATATTTGAACTGAAACATTTGAGTGTGTGCAGCAGAAATGGATTTAGGGCTATCTTTTTgcctttttaatgttttaatatgtttgtgccagggctttttttctgaggaaaaaggtggtggaactctgaagATGAaaatgaggggaactgatctctctctggagatcggggggacAGGGCCACTGGGCACAtgaatattttcaagaggtgctggaactccgatccactgcgttcctgctgaaaaatgcCCTGGTTTACACATACATTTGTCAGTTAacgtgaggttttttttaaactggcaatgcaaatattttattaaatgatTGATTTTTTTAAGACCCTGGCTTAGATCTTAACACCTGTGAGTGGAATTCTGTTTTTTATCTCCATCCTGCTCCACACTCCTCTGCACCCCTCGCCATTCCTGAAAccccggggtgggtgggtgggagtatAATTTGATATGTTGCAAGGGGGTACTATGGCAGGCAATTGGTAACAAACTGAGGGAAGGCTGCTGAGAGCCACTGCAGACCCCCCAAACAAAGATTCCCTCTGCGTGCACACACAGGTATACCACTTTTGTCCCCTGGCAACACCTTGTCCAATTTCCTAAGCCCCCAAACTAATGTGTGGCTATAGAAAGTTAGATGCCTAGTTTCCTGCTCTCATTAGCCGTGGTCAGAAGATACCTTCTCCTCCCTTGTGTACCTGGAGTTTGCCTTTAGCTTATGCTAAAGCTCTGTTGAATCAAACCTTATATATCTATAGCAATAGGCCTGTTATTCTTTAAAGTGTCACAGAGTCTTTCTTGTATTCAAAATGTTTCTCAGGTATAGCATTTTTTATTTCATACTTGACTTTGTTAAAGGGACTATTTTGTGTTCATATTATTCAAGTGTGCATTTTGCCCAGCTCTGCCTATATCTGAATTAAAGATCAAGTGGGCTTGGAGTATTGTCAGGTAGAGGATAGAAAACCACCTTTTAGCTAATCTGATAATGAATAAATGATAGTAAATCAAATGAAACCCTAACTGagattatttcttttctttctgaaaGGTGAGACAGTGACAAAGTGCATCAGTTTTTCCCTttcagaccagttcatggaaaagTACAAGGAACCTGGGAATCATAACAGTGGCAGTGACCTGAACCGTACCTGTAAGTAGTTTGTTTAGAAGAGGAAAAGTAACTTTGAGAAGGTAGCATTACAGAGTTGCTTAGGAATTTGAGCAAATGTTATTTTTGTACTGTCATTCTTAGCACAGACGAAAAGATACATTTCTTGCGCTCTGCTGCAAATAAGTTTGAAGCCCAGCACTGAAGGGCACTGGAAAGGAGGAGGGCACGGCAACAAAACCACCCAACACAATTGACTGGtgtaaagaaggccacaactttattgaaattacagctgaAAGGAGCATTGGTGAAGCATAGGGGTCAGATCTgaagcattggctgacccacatgccagccaatgacccccccgatccctcagaccccagctgaggggggggaaccaaggagtggcagtcTGTGAGATatcatgtgggtgtacacccctgtgtgaatcccCCACCACCTGGGAGTGAATATGCCCCGACAgtccccaagctgggcatgcaccaccatgactcaccccaagattccttTTGGGACTCCCTTTAATGGGGAGATTGAGCATGCAGTCCTCATCTCCCCCCAAAGGAATCTGATCCCAATGCAAAAATGCCACAAGATCCACAAAACGgctcaggggcaggggcaggcatccccttttaaagcctgcCCACTGGACCTGAGGGAAAGCTGCGCTCCTTAGGTCCGATGCTCATCCTGCCCCCTTCCCATCCAGATCCAATTGGCTGGCCAGGGAATTAAAACTTTATTGGGTGACGGAGCTTCCCAGGGAACCCTGGGAGACCgaaacatggcggccaccattcCTTGTGCTCtgccaccaccccgcaggctgcAAATCGGGCCATCCATCTGAGTCTGAAAGCCGTCACTTCTGGAATTCAGGTTGAATTTCCTTCTGTTGTCATGGAGACTGTGGCTTTTTGCATATAGAGGTAGCAAGAGTTCCCTAAAATACAGTGTGGGAATACGTCACTCCCCATATGTCTCTGCGTGTCAGCTATTGTCTTCAGCATGCCACCTTCTGGATGTTCTCTTACTAAAGGAAGCCCACCCGGCATCTACTAGGCCTGTGATTTCTCAGTAATCTCTCCCACTCAGTGGATGGGCCCTGTCCTTGGAAAAGTTCAGTAGGCATTGTAAGGCTATTTTATTATCCACAGCTTTTAATGCAGTGTAAGTTGCAGGTATTTCATTAAATTGGGAGTGAATTGTGGTTGTATTGTTAGTTGGATGCTTTTAATTATGTCTTGCAAGCTGAATTGAGTCATGAGGAAAGGTGAGGCATAAATGCCTTAATAAATAACTGGAACTGGAGTATCAGAATTACCAATCTTgaattattcttatttatttcagACTTGTGGCGTTTACAGTTCCTCCTGCCCTTTGTCAGCCTTGGCCTGATGTGTTTTGGGGCTCTTATTGGCCTTTGTGCTTGTGCTTGTCGCAGTCTCTATCCTGCCATTGCCACTGGAGTCCTCCACTTCCTAGCAGGTGAGTTCCTCTTGCACAGTTCATCTGTTTGCTTTGCCAAGGGCCGAGAATCTGGTGCTATTGCCTGACCCATGGTATGTTGTTTCCTCTCCAGGTTTGTGCACGCTCGGTTCCGTCGGCTGCTACGTTGCTGGAATTGAGCTGCTCCACCAGAAGCTTTCCCCTCCTGAGGGTGTgcaaggccagtttggctggtcCTTCTGTCTAGCCTGTGTCTCTGCCCCTTTGCAGTTCATGGCTGCTGCCCTCTTCATCTGGGCTGCACGTACTAACAGGAAGGAATTTACACTATTAAAAGCATACCGTGTAGCATAACAAGATATTTTAAATTGCTGCTCAAGCCTCTGATTTTCctgtcccctgccccccccccaacttccttTTAATTAGAAGGGTATCTGTTTTACAGAGTGCATGTTTCTTGCCAATGGAAATCAAGTGGTCTGCAGCTGTTCAAGTTAAAAGACTTTTGGAGGCCAAATGACCAGGAACAGCTTTTTCTCGCTAGATATCAGAAACATTTTAATAAGTGtttaaacctttttttaaaacccttaaaATTTCAGTTTGTCTTACCTTAAGATACTGGATTTTTTTCTCGTATAAAGCTGATTCTCAAAAAAGAGAGCAAGAACAGCAtaagagaaggagaaagaaaatgtgATTATATGAACTTTGGCAGTATATATATTGTGACTCTTTAGGGAATGAATCAATGCAGCCTTCTTCATAGATTTAGCTACTATGGTATTTCCATATAGTTTAAGATTATGTTGTTGTTTATAACTATGTTCCCTCCTCTATGCTATATCCCTTTAAACTTTTGGTATCCTGGTTTGTTGCAAAAAGGCCACTAACCAGCCATCGGCTTCTTAATTCCTGTGAACTGACATCAGGATTGTTTTTATACATATAGAAGGAATACCCACTACACTGTTTAATTTCTAATTTGATTActctgtatacacacacacacacacacacacacatgtatacaaCTGACTTTTAAAacccttatttatttatgcagtGCACTATGTGActtggtgtttttttttgtaTAAGTATTATTCCTTGTCACTTGGACTAAAAacatttgttaaaaaataaacccGAGAAAAGGCTCATTACTTTTACTGGAGTTGCCTGCGCTTGCTTTAATGACAGTGGGATCACAACTTATTCTGAATAATGTCAGATGAGAAGCTTGATGTCATTTTCTATTCATATTCTTTGTTCCTGGTTTCATTCGGCAAGAACCGCTGTGGGAGAGGATGACTTTGCCTTAACGCAGACTACAAtgactattctggaagcagctgggaaagatgctggcttccagatagctaacgcgctgcctttctcaacccagatcgtaaaagggatccttactcacagttttagccagtgaacgaggcatggttcaaacataagcaagatacatctttattggtccagatttgttgtagacaagcggtaaattcattataactgtcgcatccttgcttgaggggaaGCGTcccaacaaagggaggaagaggaccatcaacttttaacaccttcacaggaagcctacaataaacttctatattggaggggggactacaatt
The DNA window shown above is from Eublepharis macularius isolate TG4126 chromosome 3, MPM_Emac_v1.0, whole genome shotgun sequence and carries:
- the CLDND1 gene encoding claudin domain-containing protein 1; its protein translation is MMDNRFATALVIACVLSLISTIYMAASIGTDFWYEYRNPSPPENNSEPNKASWEEFSSEDADEKTYMDALFQWNGTIGLWRRCITTTENSYWYNSPGETVTKCISFSLSDQFMEKYKEPGNHNSGSDLNRTYLWRLQFLLPFVSLGLMCFGALIGLCACACRSLYPAIATGVLHFLAGLCTLGSVGCYVAGIELLHQKLSPPEGVQGQFGWSFCLACVSAPLQFMAAALFIWAARTNRKEFTLLKAYRVA